The proteins below come from a single Acanthopagrus latus isolate v.2019 chromosome 4, fAcaLat1.1, whole genome shotgun sequence genomic window:
- the LOC119018332 gene encoding piggyBac transposable element-derived protein 5-like, whose product MLLSDSEDESEQLHSDCQSDSESSLCSPDDEYIPKGLGRGSDEEDSSIEDSSDEEWFISPPKRRAYRKCSVSASPRSPPWKSPSKKKEQRCVCCDSPVGKKLHHESTPQKDSSLPKTGKTDSSPCRKTRSGKRQVKRTLVREEAVEEDDGDQWRDIDEEDVEPPQPRFRPERVAGPQLNRTANYTPLELFQLFFSTTVINTLVRNSNAYAKKTQEDQQISWVPVTTADMYSFLSLILYMGIVPLKTLADFWKGSKLFSLPFPASVMARRRFLTISRNLHMNDPAVEAANDQKKGTAGYDKLCKIKPLYEQILEGCHTFFHPYQHISIDERMVATKARIGLKQYIKNKPTKWGFKLFVLADSTCGYTLNFFVYGGKDSKPTGKGQSYDVVMRLLNVPFLGKGYKLYVDNYYTSPTLFLDLLQRKIWACGTIRPTTSGYPKKKKNDMHGKTPRGTIRWIRKGAILFVKWLDTREVTMCSTLHKAYSKDNVKRKMKDTEGHWTVKQVPIPGCIKDYNQYMGGVDLSDALISYYNVLHKTRKWYKTLFFHFVDIATVNAFILHKELCKLQNRPELPQKAFREQLIVSLADIGSAPRRSAPHNFPASTFKVLPSPSPFSALWQSDSTDTEPSPSTSTKVPPQPDQGFGHLPSYFVEQMTDVSPRYRATAGRRACVVCKRKSPVYCSTCLKTLCFTTLRNCYSEWHRSNGICE is encoded by the coding sequence GGAAGACTCTAGCATTGAAGACAGTTCAGATGAGGAGTGGTTTATTTCACCCCCCAAGAGAAGAGCTTATAGGAAGtgctctgtttctgcttctccGAGGTCACCGCCCTGGAAATCCCCATCCAAGAAGAAGGAACAGCGGTGTGTCTGTTGTGACAGTCCTGTTGGAAAAAAGCTCCACCATGAATCTACACCCCAAAAAGACTCCTCCCTCCCCAAGACTGGCAAGACGGACTCCTCTCCATGCAGGAAAACTCGAAGTGGAAAGAGGCAAGTAAAAAGAACGCTTGTGAGAGAGGAAGCTGTTGAGGAAGACGATGGAGACCAGTGGCGTGACATTGATGAGGAAGATGTCGAGCCTCCTCAGCCACGGTTCAGACCTGAGAGGGTCGCCGGGCCGCAGCTGAACAGAACTGCGAATTACACACCACTCGAACTGTTCCAGCTGTTCTTTTCTACGACAGTAATCAACACATTGGTAAGAAACAGCAATGCCTATGCgaagaaaacacaggaagacCAGCAGATAAGCTGGGTTCCTGTCACAACAGCAGATATGTATTCCTTCCTCAGCCTCATCCTCTACATGGGCATTGTGCCCCTAAAAACTCTGGCAGACTTCTGGAAAGGATCCAAGCTATTCAGCCTGCCATTTCCGGCCTCTGTTATGGCGCGTAGACGTTTCCTTACTATCTCCCGCAATCTACACATGAATGATCCTGCAGTTGAGGCAGCTAATGACCAGAAGAAAGGAACGGCAGGATATGATAAACTATGCAAGATAAAGCCACTTTATGAGCAGATTTTGGAGGGCTGCCACACTTTCTTTCATCCCTACCAGCATATCTCCATAGATGAACGGATGGTGGCGACCAAAGCAAGAATCGGGTTAAAACAGTACATCAAAAACAAGCCCACTAAATGGGGCTTTAAGCTCTTTGTTTTAGCCGACTCAACATGTGGCTATACCCTGAACTTTTTTGTGTATGGGGGAAAAGACAGTAAACCAACAGGGAAAGGACAAAGCTATGATGTTGTCATGAGACTGTTGAATGTCCCCTTCCTGGGAAAAGGATACAAACTCTATGTGGACAACTACTACACCAGTCCAACACTTTTCCTTGACCTCCTTCAGAGAAAAATCTGGGCATGCGGCACTATTCGCCCCACCACATCTGGTTatcccaaaaagaaaaagaacgaCATGCACGGAAAAACACCCAGGGGAACTATCAGGTGGATCAGAAAAGGAGCAATATTGTTTGTTAAGTGGTTAGACACTCGGGAGGTAACGATGTGTTCCACCTTACACAAAGCATACAGCAAAGACAATGTAAAGCGCAAAATGAAAGATACAGAGGGACACTGGACAGTGAAGCAAGTGCCTATTCCGGGATGCATCAAGGATTACAACCAGTACATGGGGGGTGTCGACTTGTCAGATGCGCTCATTTCTTACTACAATGTTCTCCATAAAACCCGGAAATGGtacaaaactttgtttttccatttcgTGGATATAGCCACCGTAAATGCCTTCATCCTCCACAAGGAATTGTGCAAACTGCAGAATCGCCCTGAACTACCACAGAAAGCCTTCAGGGAGCAGCTGATTGTGTCCCTGGCTGATATCGGGTCGGCACCACGCCGGTCAGCTCCGCACAACTTTCCTGCCTCAACTTTCAAAGTGCtgccttctccctctccattcAGTGCCCTGTGGCAATCTGATTCCACAGACACGGAGCCATCTCCTTCTACATCCACTAAGGTCCCACCTCAACCTGATCAAGGTTTCGGTCACTTGCCATCATACTTTGTGGAACAAATGACGGATGTTTCTCCTAGATATCGGGCCACTGCTGGCAGAAGGGCATGTGTGGTCTGCAAAAGAAAGTCACCGGTCTATTGCAGCACCTGTCTTAAGACACTGTGTTTCACTACTTTACGAAACTGCTATAGTGAGTGGCATAGAAGCAATGGTATCTGTGAATAA